The following are from one region of the Candidatus Woesearchaeota archaeon genome:
- a CDS encoding argininosuccinate synthase, whose protein sequence is MKTKKSKVVLAYSGGLDTSVILKWLIDQGYEVIAYLADIGQKEDFKEAEAKAKKIGATKVYIMDLKKEFVTNYIFQALKGNALYEGRYLLGTSLARPLIAKYQIEIAKKEKAEYVSHGATGKGNDQVRFELTYYGLCPEIKVIAPWKEASFLQQFKGRNDLIAYAKQSGIPIKATMAAPYSEDENLMHISHEAGILEDPGKSPDEHVYSRTNHPKYAPDKETLLDIYFKDGLPVKVVNKQDGTVKEDPLELFLYLNNVGSENGIGRMDMVENRFVGIKSRGIYETPGGTILWAAHRDVEGIAMDREVMHLKDTLMPKFSELIYYGFWFSPEMDFLMAAINQSQKLIDGMVTVSLYKGNVLCVARTSPTSLYNEQLGSMHVEGGFDQTDSKGFIRLNAIRLKAHNVILDKRHLGVEEAIR, encoded by the coding sequence ATGAAAACAAAAAAATCAAAGGTTGTTTTAGCATACAGTGGAGGACTTGACACGAGTGTTATCCTCAAATGGCTCATTGACCAAGGATATGAGGTTATTGCCTACCTTGCTGATATTGGACAGAAAGAGGATTTCAAGGAAGCTGAGGCAAAAGCAAAGAAGATTGGTGCAACTAAAGTTTATATCATGGACCTGAAAAAAGAGTTCGTTACCAATTACATCTTCCAAGCATTAAAAGGAAATGCCTTATATGAAGGAAGGTACCTCTTAGGAACGTCATTAGCACGACCACTTATTGCAAAGTATCAAATTGAAATCGCCAAGAAAGAAAAAGCAGAATATGTCAGTCACGGAGCTACAGGAAAGGGCAATGATCAAGTAAGGTTTGAGCTAACCTACTATGGGTTGTGCCCTGAAATTAAAGTTATTGCGCCCTGGAAAGAAGCGTCATTCTTGCAACAGTTCAAAGGTCGAAATGATCTCATTGCGTATGCAAAGCAGAGTGGCATTCCTATTAAAGCGACCATGGCAGCTCCGTACAGTGAAGATGAGAATTTGATGCACATTAGCCATGAGGCTGGTATTCTTGAAGATCCAGGGAAGTCTCCTGATGAGCATGTCTATTCACGTACCAATCATCCCAAGTATGCGCCAGATAAAGAGACACTCCTCGACATTTATTTTAAGGACGGTTTACCGGTAAAGGTTGTTAACAAACAAGATGGAACAGTAAAGGAAGATCCTCTTGAACTCTTCCTGTACCTCAACAACGTAGGAAGTGAAAATGGTATCGGCAGAATGGACATGGTTGAAAACCGATTTGTTGGCATCAAATCAAGGGGAATTTATGAAACACCAGGAGGAACAATACTCTGGGCTGCTCATCGAGATGTTGAAGGTATTGCCATGGACAGAGAAGTCATGCATCTGAAAGATACGTTGATGCCCAAATTTTCTGAACTGATTTATTATGGCTTTTGGTTTTCGCCTGAAATGGACTTTCTCATGGCAGCTATTAATCAGAGTCAGAAACTCATTGATGGTATGGTAACAGTAAGTTTATATAAAGGAAATGTCCTTTGTGTTGCACGTACTTCACCAACATCGCTCTACAATGAACAGCTAGGAAGCATGCATGTTGA